The DNA segment GCTCCAGAGCATTTGCGCCGGCCTGGGAAAACCCGTATCCTGCCCCGATCCCCTTGCAGCTTACGCGGATTTTCCCGTCCAAGTCTTCAAAAGAAAAACAGGGGGACAAAAGCCCCAGAGCGTACTGGACTTCCTCGCCTGTATAAAGGTTCCCGCAGATCTGAAGGCTCGTCACGTAGCCGGATGAGTCCCGCTCCGCAATCTGGATTTCCTCCGGAAGCGCCTCCGCCTGCACCGCCCCGCCATCCGGGATTTCATTTAACCGCCTGGCAAGCTCCGCCGCCGTCCATGTGGTCTGGCTCAAAAAGCCGTCGGCTTCCAGATCGCCAGGACTCACGGCCGCCTTTAAATACGGGAATTCCTCACCGCCGCTTCTCGTCTGCCCCGCCGCTGCCCGGCAGAAAAACGGCGTGATCCACGTTCCGCCGTAAAACAGCGTTTCCCCTGCCGTCTCAGAAAGCGCCTCCCGGATAGCCTGGTAGTTTTTGGAAAACATGTCCTCACCCCAGAGCTTTTCCATCTGGGCACGGCTTAAACAGTCGATGTCCAGCGCCTCCTCCGGGATCGAAGACGCCCCGTCCAGTTCCCGGTAAACATGGGTACGCGCAAGAACGGCCTGGGCCTTTAAGGTTTCGCTCCCATAATCGGCTGGAATCTGTCCGGCCACGACGCCGATTAAAAACTCCTCGGCATCCACGTTTGTCACACGCCCGTTCCGCTCCACGGCCACAAAAGGCCCGTCCCCTTCCGCTTCTTCAAAATGCCAGCCATCGCTCTCCCTGCCGGAGACAGCTAGCGTCGTCACATACGGAATCAACACCATCAAAAGCAGCACGCAAAGAAATCTTCTCATAAAAAACGGCTCCATCCCACAGACTTTTTTATAAAGTCTATGAGACGAGCCGTTTCTTTAGAACCGGATCACCGGCCCATTATTTCATTTCCACCTTCACCTTTTCCAGATGCCAGATGTCTCTCACATACTCCTCGATGGTACGGTCGGAAGAGAACTTGCCGCTGCATGCGGTGTTTAAGATCGCCGTCTTTGCCCACCATGCCTCGTCGCGGTATGCCTTGTCGATCTTATCCTCGGCCTCGATGTAAGCGCGGAAATCCTTTAAGATAAAGTAGGTATCCGCCCTGTCGCTGTTATAAGTATTGAGCAGCGAATTGTAAATATCGCGGAACATCTCCGGATCCTGCGGCGCATAGTAGCCGTTGATGAGCTGCATCAGCACCCGGCGGATATCCTGGTCGGAGTTGAAGATTTCCATCGGATTGTAGCCGCCGTTCTTTTCAAGGTTAATAATCTCGTCGGAGGAGGTGCCGAAGATGAACATGTTCTCCTCTCCCACCTCTTCTGCCATCTCCACCGTAGCGCCGTCCATGGTGCCGATGGTGAGGGCGCCGTTTAACATGAACTTCATGTTTCCGGTACCGGAGGCCTCCTTGCTGGCCGTGGAAATCTGCTCGCTGACATCGGCAGCCGCGAAGATCAGCTCGGCGTTGGAAACGCTGTAATCCTCGATGAATACCACCTTAAGCTTTCCGTTAATGGAGCGGTCGTTGTTGATCACATCGGCCACGGAGTTGATGAGCTTGATGGTAAGCTTCGCCCTGGTGTAGGCCGGAGCCGCCTTGGCGCCGAAGATAAACGTCCTCGGGATGATGTCCATGTTCGGGTTATCCTTTAACTGGTTGTACAGGTACATCACATGAAGGATGTTCATGAGCTGACGCTTGTACTCATGGAGACGTTTTACCTGCACATCGAAGATGGAACGCGGATCCACGTCGATGCCGTTGTGCTCCTTGATATACTTGGCGAGGCGCAGCTTATTGTGGTACTTGATGTTCATGAACTCCTGCTGGCATCTTGCATCGTCTGCGTAGACGGCCAGCTTCTTAATATGGGACAGATCGCGGATCCACTCGTCGCCGATCTTATCCGTCACCCAGTCTGCAAGAAGCGGGTTTCCATGAAGGAGGAACCGTCTCTGGGTAATGCCGTTTGTCTTGTTGTTGAACTTCTGCGGCATCATCTCATAGAAGTCCCGAAGCTCCTGCTTCTCAAGGATTTCCGTGTGAAGCCTTGCAACGCCGTTTACAGAGAAGCTGCCCACGATGGCAAGGTGTGCCATCCGCACCTGTCCGTCGTAGATGATTGCCATCTTGCGGATCTTCTCGTTATTGCCGGGATACAGGCGCTTGATCTCTTCCACGAACCGGCGGTTGATCTCCTCCACGATCTGATAGATACGCGGAAGCAGACGGGAGAATAGCTCAATAGGCCATTTCTCCAGAGCCTCGGACATGATCGTGTGGTTCGTGTAAGCGCAGGTCTTCGTGGTGATCTCCCATGCCTCATCCCACTCCAAATGCTCTTCGTCCACCAAAATCCTCATGAGCTCGGCCACAGCCACGCTCGGATGGGTGTCATTCATCTGGAAGACTGCCTTCTCGTAGAATTTATGGATGTCGTCATGTTTTTCCTTATATTTTTTCACAGCCCGCTGAACGCTTGCGGAGATGAAGAAATACTGCTGCTTTAAGCGCAGCTCCTTGCCGGCATAGTGGTTGTCGTTGGGATAAAGCACCTCTACGATGGTCTTTGCCAGGTTCTCCTGCTCCACAGCCTTCTGGTAATCGCCCTTGTCGAAATCGTTTAAGGAGAAGGTGTTGACCGGCTGTGCGTCCCAGATCCGCAGGGAGTTGATGATGTTGTTGCCATAGCCCACAATCGGGATGTCATAGGGAACTGCCATGACGGACTGGTAGCCCTTCTGGACGAAATTGTTCCGGTGGCCGTCCCACTCGGTGTCCACGTAGCCGCCGAACTTGACCTCGGTGGCGTACTCGGCACGGCGGATCTCAAAGGGATAGCCATCCTTTAACCACTCATCCGGGATTTCCTTCTGGTAGCCGTCTTCAATTTTCTGGCGGAACAGGCCGTAGCGGTAGCGGATGCCGCAGCCGTAAGCCGGATAGCCAAGGGTCGCAAGGGAATCCAAAAAGCAGGCGGCAAGACGGCCGAGGCCGCCGTTTCCGAGGGCCGGGTCGCGCTCCTGGTCCTCAATGGCATTCAAGTCAAACCCAAGCTCGTCAAGCGCCTCTTTGATCTCCTTCTGGGCGCAGAGGTTGATGATGTTGTTCCCAAGGAACCGTCCCGTTAAAAACTCCATCGACATGTAGTAAACCACTTTTACGTCCTGCTTTTCGTATTCCTTGTGGCTGGCGATCCATTTGTCGATGATAATGTCCTTTACGGCCATGGCGACGGCATGGTACACCTGGGCCGGCGTTGCCTCGTCGATGGTCTTGCGGTACAGGCTCTTTACATTGTAAACAACCGTCTTCTTAAAGAGTTCTTTATTGATATTCTCCAAACCAGTTTCCTCCTAGTTTTTTATTTCTCTACTTTCACGACTCCCAGGGCGACATCCTCTCCGTTGATGTTCCACTCCTTCGTATAGCCGTCCGCCTCTCCGGTCACGATGGCGTCGGCCAGAACCTCGTCCTTCAGCCCGTCCTCATACTTTTTCATGATTTCTGCCAGCTTCTCATTTCCGCTTTCATAGACGCGGATATG comes from the Eubacteriaceae bacterium Marseille-Q4139 genome and includes:
- a CDS encoding SpoIID/LytB domain-containing protein encodes the protein MRRFLCVLLLMVLIPYVTTLAVSGRESDGWHFEEAEGDGPFVAVERNGRVTNVDAEEFLIGVVAGQIPADYGSETLKAQAVLARTHVYRELDGASSIPEEALDIDCLSRAQMEKLWGEDMFSKNYQAIREALSETAGETLFYGGTWITPFFCRAAAGQTRSGGEEFPYLKAAVSPGDLEADGFLSQTTWTAAELARRLNEIPDGGAVQAEALPEEIQIAERDSSGYVTSLQICGNLYTGEEVQYALGLLSPCFSFEDLDGKIRVSCKGIGAGYGFSQAGANALEREGYDYKELLHYYFQDVEILDKDKNPV
- a CDS encoding glycogen/starch/alpha-glucan phosphorylase — translated: MENINKELFKKTVVYNVKSLYRKTIDEATPAQVYHAVAMAVKDIIIDKWIASHKEYEKQDVKVVYYMSMEFLTGRFLGNNIINLCAQKEIKEALDELGFDLNAIEDQERDPALGNGGLGRLAACFLDSLATLGYPAYGCGIRYRYGLFRQKIEDGYQKEIPDEWLKDGYPFEIRRAEYATEVKFGGYVDTEWDGHRNNFVQKGYQSVMAVPYDIPIVGYGNNIINSLRIWDAQPVNTFSLNDFDKGDYQKAVEQENLAKTIVEVLYPNDNHYAGKELRLKQQYFFISASVQRAVKKYKEKHDDIHKFYEKAVFQMNDTHPSVAVAELMRILVDEEHLEWDEAWEITTKTCAYTNHTIMSEALEKWPIELFSRLLPRIYQIVEEINRRFVEEIKRLYPGNNEKIRKMAIIYDGQVRMAHLAIVGSFSVNGVARLHTEILEKQELRDFYEMMPQKFNNKTNGITQRRFLLHGNPLLADWVTDKIGDEWIRDLSHIKKLAVYADDARCQQEFMNIKYHNKLRLAKYIKEHNGIDVDPRSIFDVQVKRLHEYKRQLMNILHVMYLYNQLKDNPNMDIIPRTFIFGAKAAPAYTRAKLTIKLINSVADVINNDRSINGKLKVVFIEDYSVSNAELIFAAADVSEQISTASKEASGTGNMKFMLNGALTIGTMDGATVEMAEEVGEENMFIFGTSSDEIINLEKNGGYNPMEIFNSDQDIRRVLMQLINGYYAPQDPEMFRDIYNSLLNTYNSDRADTYFILKDFRAYIEAEDKIDKAYRDEAWWAKTAILNTACSGKFSSDRTIEEYVRDIWHLEKVKVEMK